Within Amycolatopsis sp. FDAARGOS 1241, the genomic segment CCGAAGCCCGTGGATCTGGTGGAGGCCTTCGCTCTACCGCTGCCGTCGCTGGTGATCTGCGAACTGCTCGGTGTCCCCTACGCGGACCGGGATTTGTTCCACCGCACCAGCAAGACCATCGTGTCGCGGCATGCCACGCCCGAGGAGATGCAAGCGGCGACCACGGAGCTGCACGAGTACCTGGGCGACCTCGTCGAGTCGAAGGGCGCCGACCCGGGTGAGGACGTGTTCAGCCGGCTCGCCGTCGAGCAGCTGAGCACCGGGCAAATGTCCCGCGACGAAATCGCGGACATGGGCCTGCTCCTGCTGGTGGCCGGTCACGAGACGACCGCGAACATGATCGCTCTGGGCACCCTGGCCCTGCTGCGCCATCCGGAACAGCTCGCCGAGGTGCGTGCCGCCGACGACCCAGCGTTGATCGCGGGCACCGTCGAAGAACTGTTGCGGTACCTGACGATCCCCCATCTCGGGCGGCGCCGCGTCGCGCTCGAGGACGTCGAGATCGGGGGGCAGACGATTCGGGCGGGCGAAGGAGTCATCGCCGCGACCGACGTTGCCAACCGTGACCCCGAGGTGTTCGACGAGCCGGACCGGTTCGACGTTCACCGCAACGCGCGCCACCACGTCGCCTTCGGGTACGGGATCCACCAGTGCCTGGGCCAGCCACTGGCCCGGGTCGAACTTCAGGTCGTCTACGGCACGCTGTATCGGCGGATTCCCACGCTCGCGCTGGCGCAGCCGTTCGAGGAAGTCGAGTTCAAACACGAAATGCTGGCTTACGGCGTGCACCGGCTGCCGGTCACCTGGTGACAGTGGAAGAGAGAAAGAATCGATGAAGATCGTCCTTGACCAGGACAAGTGCGTGGCCTCCGGGCAGTGCGTCCTCGCTTCGCCGGATGTGTTCGATCAGCGCGACGACGACGGCATCGCGGTGCTGCTGCGTGAACAGCCGGTCGCCGGCGAAGAGGAGTCCGTGCGGGAAGCCGCGCGCATCTGCCCGGCCGCGGCCATCTGGGTCGAAGAAGCGTGAGCACCCGCCTGGAGCACGTCGTCGTCGTGGGTGCCGGTGCTGCCGGCCTGACCACTGTGGAAGCCCTGCGCCGGGAGGGTTTTCCCGGGCGGATCACGGTGGTGGGCGCCGAGCCGCACCGGCCTTACGACCGGCCGCCGTTGTCCAAGCAAATCCTGAGCGGCCAGTGGGAACCCGACCGTCTGGCCCTGCGCCCCGACGGGGACTTCGCGGCCCTCGACACCGAGTGGTTGCTCGGCACACCCGCCGCCGCACTGGACGTGACGGGTAGGAGGGTGACGCTGGCCGACGGCCGGGTGCTCGTCTACGACGGGTTGGCCATCGCCACTGGCGTAAGTCCGCGCCGGCTGCCGGTCGACCACGACTTGGACGGCGTACACGTCCTGCACACTGTCGACGACGCCCTCGCGTTACGCGCGGCGCTCGGCGTGGGCATCAGGCTGGTCGTCGTGGGCGCAGGTTTCCTCGGCTGTGAAACGGCGGCGGTGGCCAGCGAACTCGGCCTCGAGGTGACCCTGGTCGACCCACACTCCGCACCCATGATCCGGCAGTTCGGTCCCGACGTCGCGGCCTTGATCGGTGATCTCCACGTTCGCCATGGAGTCCGGCTGCGCACCGGAACCGGCGTCGTCGGCTTCGCAGCGGACGGCGGCCGGCTAACCGGCGTGGACCTCGACGACGGCACCCGCCAGCCGGCCGACGCTGTCATGGTCGCGATCGGTTCGCGTCCCGTCACCGGTTGGCTGGCTGACAGCGGGCTGAGCGTGAGCAACGGGGTGGATTGCGACCAGGACTGCCAGGCCGCGCCCGGCGTGGTCGTGGCCGGCGATGTCGCCAACCGGCTCGAGCCAGGCACCGGTCGCCGGATACGGGTCGAGCACCGGATGAACGCCACTGAGCAGGGTAGGACGGCCGCCGCCAGCCTGCTCGGCCGCGAATCTCGCCCACCCGGGGTGCCCTATTTCTGGACCGACCAGTACGACGTGAAGGTTCAGGTCTACGGCCACCCGGAGCCAGAAGCGCGATTTACGGTCGATTCGGGCGATCCGGCGGCAAACCGCTTCACCGCCGTGTACCGGCGGGACGGCCGGATCATCGCAGGGCTCGCGTGGAACTCTCCGCGCGAAGGACGGGCGTTGCGCCAGCGGGTGCTCGACGGCGCCTGACGTAGGTGTGGTCGGCGTCCGGGACACGGAAGCTCAGAGTGGATATTCGCCCAGAAGGGCCGGGACCGGTGACGGAAACACGAGTCGGAGCACTTGCGTTTTTGTCGCCGGCCCCGGGCTTTGGTCCAGGGTGGCCCGCGGCGTCCTGAGCTGTCGCTGACGGATCGGACGTCGGAGTGGTGCAGGGCCCTCGCGGTCCTTCCCTGGCACACCGTCCATTTCGCCATCGTCTTCTCGCAGCACAAGGGTTCGACGTTCGTCGAGGCTGTCCCCTCGGACCAGCCAGGTCCGCCGGTGGACATGGCTTGCCCGGCGAAGTTGATCAATGGCAGTCATGATGACTGCGAACATGCGGCGGGCGTGGGTATCAGAACCAGTCCAGACAACCGCCGAATCAGCGTGATCAGGAGCGGACGTCGGAGTTGGTGTTGACCACTGCTTTTGCAAAGGGGAGTTCGACGTTGCGCCCGCGCTGCCGGTGCGGATGCGGCTGGTCGGCAGTGAGCCGATCTGTGCGCGAGCCTAGCTCTTGGGTTCGGGTTTTCCGTCCCGCATCCCGGATGCGCGACGCTGTGGCCCTGTTCTGGCTCTACGGTCCGGATGTGCTCGCAGACGATGCCCGCTCGGTCATGGATGTTTCGCGGGAGGTGATGGCGCTGATCAACGAGCCGGGCGACGGCGCCCACCGCGGCCCGGAGCCACCAGACGCGCTCCGTGCCGCGGCAGAACGCTTCAACGAAGAGTTGACCAAGTTCTCCGCCGAGTCGAGGCAGCACGTGGTTTAGGGCGCAGGACGAGACTCGACTTCCGGCCTGACGATAAGTTGATCAATGGGAGCCACGATGGGTGCGAAACCACGTCGTCAGCATCCAGACGAGCCACCCCAGACACAGACTGCGTCAGTCTGACCAGCGAAGTACGCTGGGGATGGTGTTGACAGCGCTTTTGCAAGGCAGGAGGCGCGGGCTTCCCCAGCGAGTCAGGAGTCGTCCGCCTGGGCGAAGGAACGCCAGTCGTCGAGGTTGTTGCGGCTAGCCAGGGTCCGCGGGTGGTCTGGACCCAGGACCCGCGTCCGGTCTTGAAGCGCTCGCTCGTATTCGGTGATGGCGCCGGTGATGTCGCCCCGGTCGAGCCGCCAACAAGTCAGCGTGAGAACTTGTAAACAGCAGGTCAGGGGTTCGAGGCCCCTAGTCGGCTGCGCGGGTACCAATCGTGGTCGTGGCTGACCGCGCGACGAAGAAGCGTCCGAACGGGCTCCGTACGTATGCGGGGTAACTCGTTCCAGATCAACGTCTATGCCGGCTTGTTCGGCCGTTGACCGACTCCGAAAGGCGATGGGTCAGGCCGGGACCGAGTCGAAGCGGCCCTTGAGGGCGGCGCGCAACTCCTGGGTGGGTGTCCCGGCCGCGAGGCCCCCGCCGAGTTCTGCGAAGAAACCTTCCAAGCCTGCGGGCGTGACGAGGATCAGTGCCCGGGCGTCGGCGCTCGCGGTGAAGCCGTGGCGGGTGCCGCGAGGGATGTACACCCAGCTGCCGGGTGCCACCTCGATCTCCTCCGTGCCGATGGTGAAGGTGAACTGGCCCTCGAGCACCTGGACGCATTCTTCGCGCTCGCGGTGGATGTGCGGGGGCGGGCTGGCGACGTTACCGCGGAAGTCGATCAGCTCGAAGGCGCCGCCGGTTTGGGCGCCGCTCAGCGCCACCCGTCCGACCAGGGGGAGTTCCCGACCCTCGTCCGGACTCACCACGAGGGCTGGCGGGGGCCGCATCTGTTGCTCGGTCATTGCTGTTCCTTTCCGGTGATTGGTGGCACGCAACTCCTATCTTGTCATTAGTGTGACTTCATGGCACGCTAGTGACATTAACGCGAACCGGGAACGAGGTCAACAGCGATGGGTCGGGATAACCAGAAGCGCCGGACGCGCAAGGCGCTCGTCGAGGCGGCGGGACGACTGATCGCCGAGGGGCGCCGCCCGTCGGTCGCAGAGGTCGCCGACGCGGCCGAGATTTCCCGGCGCACGGCCTACCGGTACTTCCCCAGTGCGGAGCAGCTGTCCGTCGAGGCCGCACTGGAGGCGACTCGGCAGAACATGGAGCTGTCGATCGAGGCGGGCGAAATCGAGGAGCCGGTGGCCGACCGGGTCGCCCGTCTCGTCGATGCCCTGTCGCAGATGACTCTGGAGAATGAGGCGCTGTTACGCCAGATGATTCGCTTCACCATCGACCGCGACGCGATCGAGCCGGAGGTGCCGCCGCGCCCGAGCCGGCGTCTGGAGTACGTCGAACGCGCGGTGACCCCGCTGCAGGGGGCATTGGGCCAGGGCGAGCTCGACCGGTTGACTCACGCGCTCGCCGTCGTCATCGGCATCGAGTCGACGATTGTGCTACGCGACATCTGTGGACTCGACTCCGCGGAGATCCTTCGCGTTCAGCACTGGGCGGCCCGGGCGCTCGTCGCGGCGGCGGGCAGCGGCGCGCGGGCGGACTGACCATGCGCCACTCGTAGAAGGTGCGTCGGGCTACGCGTAGCTCGTCACACGCCTCCGGGGCCGTCAGCAATCTACTGGGACGGTTCATGTTGCTCCCTGCGAAGTCGAGCCACGAAGTCGTCGACAGCGAGCGCCGGCACGCGTCGATTGCGACCGATGGTCACCGACTCAAGCTGGCCTGACCTCAGGAGCTCGTAGATCGCATTGCGGCTAATCGCCAGCCAGTTAGCCGCTTCTCCAACCGTGAGCAGGACCAACGCCTCGCCAGCCGGCAGCTCGCGTAGCTTCTGCGCGACGACCTCCCCGAGCAACGTCGCGAACCGGCGGGCGGAAGCATCCGAAATGTCTAGGTTGCCGACGCTGGTCGTCAGCTGGTCTCGATCTCCATGCACGGTCTTCTTCGTGAAGTGGCGTTCAGCCTGCGCGGCGGGCGCCGCGGCGGTGAGGCTGGTGCTCATCCGAGAGGCGTGCACCTGGGGTCGGTCGCCGATGCCGCAGTCAGCAGTCGATCTCGCCGAGGCTGCTCTGTCAGCGGCGAGGTTGTTGGGTTCCAACATCCAGCACGTCAATCCGTCGTGCGAGGCTAC encodes:
- a CDS encoding NAD(P)/FAD-dependent oxidoreductase, with protein sequence MSTRLEHVVVVGAGAAGLTTVEALRREGFPGRITVVGAEPHRPYDRPPLSKQILSGQWEPDRLALRPDGDFAALDTEWLLGTPAAALDVTGRRVTLADGRVLVYDGLAIATGVSPRRLPVDHDLDGVHVLHTVDDALALRAALGVGIRLVVVGAGFLGCETAAVASELGLEVTLVDPHSAPMIRQFGPDVAALIGDLHVRHGVRLRTGTGVVGFAADGGRLTGVDLDDGTRQPADAVMVAIGSRPVTGWLADSGLSVSNGVDCDQDCQAAPGVVVAGDVANRLEPGTGRRIRVEHRMNATEQGRTAAASLLGRESRPPGVPYFWTDQYDVKVQVYGHPEPEARFTVDSGDPAANRFTAVYRRDGRIIAGLAWNSPREGRALRQRVLDGA
- a CDS encoding cupin domain-containing protein; translated protein: MTEQQMRPPPALVVSPDEGRELPLVGRVALSGAQTGGAFELIDFRGNVASPPPHIHREREECVQVLEGQFTFTIGTEEIEVAPGSWVYIPRGTRHGFTASADARALILVTPAGLEGFFAELGGGLAAGTPTQELRAALKGRFDSVPA
- a CDS encoding TetR/AcrR family transcriptional regulator; protein product: MGRDNQKRRTRKALVEAAGRLIAEGRRPSVAEVADAAEISRRTAYRYFPSAEQLSVEAALEATRQNMELSIEAGEIEEPVADRVARLVDALSQMTLENEALLRQMIRFTIDRDAIEPEVPPRPSRRLEYVERAVTPLQGALGQGELDRLTHALAVVIGIESTIVLRDICGLDSAEILRVQHWAARALVAAAGSGARAD
- a CDS encoding ferredoxin is translated as MKIVLDQDKCVASGQCVLASPDVFDQRDDDGIAVLLREQPVAGEEESVREAARICPAAAIWVEEA
- a CDS encoding cytochrome P450 produces the protein MPETQALSYPMARGCPFDPPSDLTKLQAEEPITRVRLWDGSTPWLVTRYDDVREILLDPRISSDTSRPGYPHPSAATATRRMHFINMDNPDHDRHRRLLTRFFAVKRLEGLRPRIQHIVDELIDRMLAGPKPVDLVEAFALPLPSLVICELLGVPYADRDLFHRTSKTIVSRHATPEEMQAATTELHEYLGDLVESKGADPGEDVFSRLAVEQLSTGQMSRDEIADMGLLLLVAGHETTANMIALGTLALLRHPEQLAEVRAADDPALIAGTVEELLRYLTIPHLGRRRVALEDVEIGGQTIRAGEGVIAATDVANRDPEVFDEPDRFDVHRNARHHVAFGYGIHQCLGQPLARVELQVVYGTLYRRIPTLALAQPFEEVEFKHEMLAYGVHRLPVTW
- a CDS encoding helix-turn-helix domain-containing protein, whose protein sequence is MSTSLTAAAPAAQAERHFTKKTVHGDRDQLTTSVGNLDISDASARRFATLLGEVVAQKLRELPAGEALVLLTVGEAANWLAISRNAIYELLRSGQLESVTIGRNRRVPALAVDDFVARLRREQHEPSQ